The Candidatus Reconcilbacillus cellulovorans sequence GGACCTGGCGATGATCGAGACCGAACAGTGGGGCCGCATGCTCGTCCTCGACGGCATGGTGATGACGACCGAGAAAGACGAGTTCGTCTACCACGAAATGATGGCGCATCCGGTCCTGGTGACGCATCCGAATCCGCGCCGCGTGCTCGTCGTCGGCGGCGGCGACGGCGGCGTCGTCCGCGAGGCGCTGAAACATCCGAAAGTCGAGCAGATCGTGCTCGTCGAGATCGACGACAAGGTGATCGAATATTCGAAAACCTATCTGCCGGAGATCGCCGGCGCGCTCGACGATCCGCGCGTTCGCGTCGTCGTCGGCGACGGCTACCGGCACATTCACGACCATCCCGGCGAATACGACGTCATCATGGTCGATTCGACCGAGCCGGTCGGGCCGGCGGTCGAATTGTTCACGCGCGGTTTTTACCGCGGCCTTTATGATGCGCTGCGGGAAGACGGGCTGTTCGTCGCTCAGACCGACAACCCCTGGTTTAAGGCCGATCTGATCCGGAAAGTCAACCGCGACATCCGCGACATTTTCCCGCTCGTTCGCGTCTACGTCGCCAATGTGCCGACCTATCCGAGCGGGCTGTGGACGTTCACGGTCGGCAGCAAAAAATACGATCCGCTCACCGTCGACGAAAAAGACGTGCCGGATCTCGATACCAAATACTACTCGCCCCGCCTCCACAAGGCGGCGTTCGCCCTGCCGCGCTTCGTGGAAGAGCTGGTCCGGTGAAACGGGCGGAGGGCCGCACGCATGCGATTTCCCCAGGCGTATTCCGGCAACGTGTTCATCGCGTCGGGCGACGATTATGAGCCGGCGCAAGCGGTCGTTTTCGGCATGCCGATGGATTTTACCGTCAGTTTCCGGCCGGGGGCGAGATTCGGTCCGGCGCGCATCCGCGAAGCGTCAATCGGACTGGAAGAATACAGTCCGTATCTCGACCGCAGCCTCGCAGACGTCCGCTATTTCGACGCGGGCGACCTTATGCTACCATTCGGCAATGCCGAGCGCAGTCTGGCGATGATCGGGGATTTCGTCCGCAAACTTCTGGCCGACGGCAAATTCCCGCTCGGCCTCGGCGGCGAACACCTGGTCAGCTGGCCGATCGTGCGCGAAATGCACGCGCGGTATCCCGATCTCGCCCTGATTCATATCGACGCACATGCCGACCTGCGCGAGCATTACGAAGGCGAGCCGTTGTCGCACGCCACGCCGATTCGGAAGGCGGCGGAG is a genomic window containing:
- a CDS encoding spermidine synthase, with amino-acid sequence MELWFTEKQTESFGITAKTTRTLVREKTPYQDLAMIETEQWGRMLVLDGMVMTTEKDEFVYHEMMAHPVLVTHPNPRRVLVVGGGDGGVVREALKHPKVEQIVLVEIDDKVIEYSKTYLPEIAGALDDPRVRVVVGDGYRHIHDHPGEYDVIMVDSTEPVGPAVELFTRGFYRGLYDALREDGLFVAQTDNPWFKADLIRKVNRDIRDIFPLVRVYVANVPTYPSGLWTFTVGSKKYDPLTVDEKDVPDLDTKYYSPRLHKAAFALPRFVEELVR
- a CDS encoding agmatinase produces the protein MRFPQAYSGNVFIASGDDYEPAQAVVFGMPMDFTVSFRPGARFGPARIREASIGLEEYSPYLDRSLADVRYFDAGDLMLPFGNAERSLAMIGDFVRKLLADGKFPLGLGGEHLVSWPIVREMHARYPDLALIHIDAHADLREHYEGEPLSHATPIRKAAELLGGRNIYQFGIRSGTREEFEYARERLNFYPFEVLEPLRRVLPELAGRPVYVTVDIDVLDPSAAPGTGTAEPGGVSSRELLAAIHAIARSEVRVVGADVVEVAPVYDPSEQTAIVAAKLVREMLIGWVK